From Vigna unguiculata cultivar IT97K-499-35 chromosome 5, ASM411807v1, whole genome shotgun sequence, the proteins below share one genomic window:
- the LOC114185803 gene encoding uncharacterized protein LOC114185803: protein MSAAVDSVRDPFKKSWKTLRFPNIKPTELLFFFFKAGLAASTFFLITLVFHLTLSYNQSHYHNNNHTSFKFMLQQQKTTHQQSPTNISHLFFGIGGSVATWDTRRRYSDMWWRRGVTRGFVWLDSHPSGNATWPETSPPYKVSGDTSTFRYTCSYGSRSAIRVARIVKESFELGLENVRWFVMGDDDTVFFTDNLVMVLSKYDHNEMYYVGGNSESVEQDVIHFYTMAFGGGGFAISYPLAKELVRILDGCIDRYAEFYGSDQKIQSCISEIGVQVTKEPGFHQVDIRGNPYGLLASHPVAPLVSLHHLDYVDPIFPGMTRVDAVKKLVTAYKTDTGRALQKSFCYDLRRNWSVSVSWGYSVEIYPSLRTAKELETAFRTFRTWRSWSDGPFTFNTRTLSSDPCEKPVVYMLDRVLSLDGDMTRSIYRRLENSPGNVCTRDDYAQALDVQYVDVFASRFTPDVWKKAPRRQCCEVMKGSDGVNNNSVVGVKMRGCRRFESVSPL from the exons ATGTCTGCTGCTGTGGACTCAGTTCGAGACCCTTTCAAAAAGTCATGGAAAACCCTTCGTTTTCCCAACATCAAACCCACCGaacttctctttttcttcttcaaagcTGGTCTTGCAGCTTCAACCTTCTTCCTCATAACCCTAGTTTTTCATCTTACACTATCCTACAACCAATCCCATTACCATAACAACAACCACACATCCTTCAAATTCATGCTCCAACAGCAGAAAACCACTCACCAACAATCACCCACCAACATCTCCCACCTCTTCTTCGGTATTGGCGGCTCCGTCGCCACGTGGGACACGCGCCGCCGATACTCCGACATGTGGTGGCGCCGCGGTGTCACCAGAGGCTTCGTGTGGCTGGACAGCCATCCCTCTGGGAACGCGACGTGGCCCGAGACTTCACCGCCGTATAAGGTGTCCGGTGACACGTCGACGTTCCGGTACACGTGCTCGTACGGGTCTCGATCCGCCATTCGCGTGGCGCGGATTGTGAAAGAGAGCTTCGAGCTGGGGTTGGAAAACGTGAGGTGGTTTGTCATGGGTGATGACGACACCGTTTTCTTCACCGACAACCTGGTTATGGTGTTGTCGAAGTATGATCATAATGAAATGTACTACGTGGGTGGGAATTCTGAGAGTGTGGAACAGGATGTGATACACTTTTACACTATGGCGTTTGGTGGTGGTGGGTTTGCTATAAGTTACCCTTTGGCGAAGGAGTTGGTGAGAATTTTGGACGGTTGCATTGATCGTTACGCAGAGTTTTATGGGTCTGATCAGAAAATTCAGAGTTGTATCAGTGAGATTGGCGTTCAGGTCACCAAAGAACCAGGTTTTCATCag GTAGATATACGTGGGAATCCATATGGATTGTTAGCGTCACATCCGGTGGCCCCGTTGGTTTCCTTGCACCACTTGGATTACGTGGATCCGATATTTCCCGGTATGACCCGTGTCGACGCCGTTAAAAAACTGGTAACCGCCTACAAAACAGATACGGGTCGGGCCCTACAGAAAAGCTTCTGTTACGACCTCAGACGAAACTGGTCCGTTTCGGTGTCATGGGGCTACAGCGTTGAGATATACCCGTCTCTACGCACGGCCAAGGAACTAGAAACGGCGTTTCGGACATTCCGCACGTGGCGGAGCTGGAGTGATGGGCCGTTTACTTTCAATACCCGAACCCTTAGTTCCGACCCGTGTGAGAAACCAGTCGTGTATATGCTGGATCGGGTTCTCAGCTTGGACGGGGACATGACCCGGTCTATCTATAGAAGGCTCGAAAACTCACCGGGGAACGTTTGCACGCGTGATGACTACGCGCAGGCTTTAGACGTGCAATACGTCGACGTTTTTGCTTCACGCTTTACGCCGGATGTGTGGAAAAAG GCGCCACGTAGGCAATGCTGCGAGGTAATGAAGGGCTCAGATGGAGTGAACAATAATAGCGTGGTTGGCGTGAAGATGAGAGGGTGCCGTCGATTCGAGAGTGTGAGTCCTCTGTAG
- the LOC114186291 gene encoding uncharacterized protein LOC114186291, with product MAPCPGAANLCCLFIQDEPSPPETLGVLAFDAAKTMCRLLSLYHSLTPHEIVHLRRNIIRSKSVSYLNSRDECFLLTLACAERLEDLNLAAATVSRLAARCSDQNLACFEALDARKLEFGTREVEKKIESMEKLVFATRSLHKAMESLTEMEASEKKMQRWRNIRANNGLKVKVECFNDRIMFYRRQIMYFKQVSLWGQTFDKVVGLMARIVCIVYNRICTVFRIFITGNVARNINQKRRNNNRPRVARSPENCCCRVEHRELYRLNLFLFEQTEEQLFIRKRVWGCCHVQKTTPTGVFRYHQTPPQGGAEAARNNRVMRLAPTTTVGGAGLSLRYANVIMLAERCMNAPDATIGDDARAALYEMLPGRLELKLRQKLREEWLEWRKLKGDGDGLSAAVRRWHDEVAEVMEWLVPVAHDMVRWQTERNMEKQKFETRPTVLLLQTLHYSDLEKVEEAIVKVLVGLSYMYWCRKS from the coding sequence ATGGCTCCTTGTCCCGGCGCCGCCAACCTCTGCTGCCTCTTCATCCAAGACGAACCCTCCCCGCCTGAGACCCTGGGCGTCCTCGCATTCGACGCCGCCAAAACCATGTGCCGCCTCCTCTCCCTCTACCACTCCCTCACCCCCCACGAAATCGTCCACCTCCGCCGCAACATCATACGGTCCAAATCCGTTTCCTATCTCAACTCCCGCGACGAATGCTTCCTCCTCACCCTCGCCTGCGCCGAGCGCCTCGAGGACCTCAACCTCGCCGCCGCCACCGTCTCCCGCCTCGCCGCCCGATGCTCCGACCAAAACCTTGCCTGCTTCGAAGCCCTAGACGCCCGCAAGCTGGAGTTCGGAACCCGCGAAGTCGAGAAGAAGATCGAGAGCATGGAGAAGCTCGTGTTCGCAACCAGGAGCCTCCACAAGGCCATGGAGAGCCTCACGGAAATGGAAGCGTCGGAGAAAAAAATGCAACGGTGGCGAAACATTAGGGCGAACAACGGCCTCAAGGTCAAGGTGGAATGCTTCAATGACAGAATCATGTTTTATCGGAGACAGATTATGTATTTCAAACAAGTCTCCCTTTGGGGCCAGACATTCGACAAGGTTGTCGGACTCATGGCGAGGATTGTTTGCATTGTCTACAATAGAATATGCACCGTTTTCAGAATCTTCATCACGGGTAATGTCGCCAGAAATATCAACCAGAAGAGGAGGAATAATAACCGCCCCAGGGTTGCTAGGTCGCCGGAGAATTGTTGTTGCCGCGTTGAACATCGCGAGTTGTATAGGTTGAACCTCTTTTTATTCGAGCAAACCGAGGAGCAGTTGTTCATTCGGAAGCGCGTGTGGGGTTGTTGTCACGTGCAGAAGACCACTCCCACCGGGGTTTTCCGGTACCACCAAACGCCTCCCCAGGGAGGCGCAGAGGCAGCGCGGAACAATCGCGTGATGCGGCTGGCGCCGACGACGACGGTGGGCGGGGCGGGGCTCTCGCTGCGGTACGCGAACGTGATTATGTTGGCGGAACGGTGCATGAACGCGCCTGATGCTACGATTGGGGACGACGCGCGCGCTGCGTTGTATGAGATGTTGCCTGGGAGGTTGGAGCTGAAGTTGAGGCAGAAATTGAGAGAGGAGTGGTTGGAATGGAGGAAACTGAAGGGTGACGGAGATGGGCTGTCGGCGGCGGTTAGACGGTGGCACGACGAGGTGGCGGAGGTTATGGAGTGGTTGGTTCCGGTGGCTCATGACATGGTGAGGTGGCAGACGGAGAGGAACATGGAGAAGCAAAAGTTTGAGACGCGGCCAACGGTGTTGTTGTTGCAGACTTTGCACTATTCGGATTTGGAGAAGGTGGAGGAGGCCATTGTGAAGGTGTTGGTCGGGTTGAGTTATATGTATTGGTGCAGAAAATCATGA